A section of the Pseudanabaena mucicola str. Chao 1806 genome encodes:
- a CDS encoding ParA family protein, with translation MATSLKNSPKIVVVTNGKGGVGKTTTAIALAGILAQDTKVLIVDADVQGSLSWWVGRSDQNMGFDIAKEVDPTHLKKLPKLSSYDLVLIDTPPALHSNALATVVAIADYLVLPTPPAPMDLTALIETVKSTVRPAQVPHRVLLTRVDPRCLNEALEAQNTLLEVGVPVFHAFVRAYKAHERAALEGKLVTEWKGKNAREAEADYRRVVDELRRDILK, from the coding sequence ATGGCAACTTCCCTGAAAAATTCCCCCAAGATTGTAGTTGTGACTAATGGCAAAGGAGGTGTTGGCAAAACGACAACCGCGATCGCCTTAGCAGGAATTTTGGCACAGGACACTAAGGTACTAATTGTGGACGCTGATGTGCAGGGAAGCTTGTCTTGGTGGGTAGGGCGCAGTGATCAAAACATGGGTTTTGATATCGCTAAGGAAGTTGATCCTACACATTTAAAAAAATTACCGAAACTCAGCAGTTACGATCTAGTATTGATAGATACACCGCCTGCATTACATTCTAATGCTCTAGCTACAGTTGTAGCAATCGCTGACTACTTAGTCTTGCCCACTCCTCCCGCACCGATGGACTTAACCGCCCTCATTGAAACTGTAAAAAGTACTGTAAGACCTGCTCAAGTCCCCCATCGAGTTCTACTCACCCGCGTTGATCCGCGTTGTCTAAATGAGGCTCTAGAGGCGCAAAACACCTTATTAGAAGTGGGAGTACCTGTATTTCATGCCTTTGTAAGAGCATACAAAGCCCATGAGAGAGCGGCGCTTGAAGGGAAACTGGTCACAGAATGGAAAGGGAAAAATGCGAGAGAAGCTGAGGCTGATTATAGACGAGTGGTTGATGAGTTGCGCCGCGATATCCTGAAATAA
- the lspA gene encoding signal peptidase II, with product MASGKIENSIYWFAAILGLVLDQASKYLVVHYLKRVQSFPIIDGVFHLTYATNTGAAFSLFSGQIDWLKWVSMLVSLGLVTFGVFAKNLNRWEQAGYGFILAGAAGNGIDRFVAGYVVDFIDIRIIRFAIFNIADISINVGLACLVIAVLFTNKPVRKKPKL from the coding sequence ATGGCATCTGGCAAAATCGAGAACTCAATATACTGGTTTGCGGCAATTTTGGGATTAGTTCTCGATCAAGCCTCTAAATATCTAGTTGTGCATTATCTCAAAAGAGTGCAATCATTTCCTATTATCGATGGTGTTTTTCACTTAACCTATGCCACCAATACAGGAGCAGCATTTAGCCTCTTTAGTGGTCAAATCGATTGGCTCAAATGGGTGTCGATGCTAGTGAGCTTGGGGCTAGTTACCTTCGGCGTATTTGCCAAAAACTTGAATCGATGGGAACAAGCTGGCTATGGGTTCATTTTGGCAGGAGCCGCAGGTAATGGGATCGATCGCTTTGTAGCTGGTTATGTAGTGGACTTTATTGATATCAGAATTATCCGCTTTGCCATTTTTAATATTGCTGATATTTCGATCAATGTTGGGCTTGCCTGTTTAGTGATCGCTGTTTTATTTACCAATAAGCCTGTACGCAAAAAGCCTAAGCTTTAG
- the rpaB gene encoding response regulator transcription factor RpaB has product MENHKEKILVVDDEASIRRILETRLSMIGYEVVTAADGEEAIEVFHKENPDLVVLDVMMPKLDGYGVCQELRKESDIPIIMLTALGDVADRITGLELGADDYVVKPFSPKELEARIRSVLRRFDRNGTSGIPSSGVIHINTIRIDTNKRQVYKSDERIRLTGMEFSLLELLVGRSGEAFSRAEILQEVWGYTPERHVDTRVVDVHISRLRAKLEEDPSNPELILTARGTGYLFQRIIDGSEAKQT; this is encoded by the coding sequence TTGGAAAACCACAAGGAAAAAATTCTAGTTGTAGACGACGAAGCAAGTATTCGTCGGATTCTGGAGACTCGTCTTTCAATGATCGGTTACGAGGTCGTTACGGCCGCAGATGGCGAAGAGGCGATCGAAGTTTTTCATAAAGAAAACCCTGATTTGGTGGTTCTTGATGTCATGATGCCAAAGCTCGACGGCTACGGGGTATGTCAAGAGCTACGCAAAGAATCTGATATTCCGATCATTATGTTGACAGCACTGGGTGATGTTGCCGACCGTATCACAGGGCTTGAATTAGGCGCAGATGACTACGTTGTCAAGCCATTTTCGCCTAAGGAGCTAGAGGCTCGCATTCGCTCAGTCCTTCGCCGCTTTGATCGCAACGGTACATCAGGTATCCCCAGTTCTGGTGTAATTCATATTAATACGATTAGAATCGATACTAATAAGCGTCAAGTCTATAAGTCCGATGAGCGAATTCGTTTAACTGGTATGGAGTTTAGTTTATTAGAACTTTTAGTCGGGCGATCGGGTGAGGCTTTCTCACGCGCCGAAATCTTGCAAGAGGTTTGGGGATATACACCTGAGCGTCATGTAGATACTCGCGTTGTCGATGTGCACATTTCCCGTCTAAGGGCAAAACTCGAAGAAGATCCCAGCAATCCTGAACTGATATTGACAGCAAGGGGGACGGGTTATCTGTTCCAGCGTATCATCGATGGTTCGGAAGCAAAACAAACATAG